In bacterium, the following are encoded in one genomic region:
- the ruvC gene encoding crossover junction endodeoxyribonuclease RuvC — protein sequence MIVLGIDPGLATTGYGIIKHNEKLELIHYGSIETRANQPFIIRLQMIYREMKKLLRLYKPDVVVIEEIFFCKNVKTALQIGHVRGVIMLAAIEANSEIAEYTPLQVKQALTGFGRAQKKQIQQMVKILLNLKTIPKPDDAADALAVAICHIHSSKFRPVRLD from the coding sequence ATGATTGTATTAGGCATTGACCCGGGATTAGCCACAACAGGCTACGGAATAATTAAACACAATGAAAAGTTAGAACTGATTCATTATGGTTCTATAGAAACGAGGGCAAATCAACCTTTCATAATACGCTTACAGATGATATACAGGGAGATGAAAAAACTCCTGCGGCTATACAAACCGGATGTAGTTGTTATCGAAGAGATATTTTTCTGCAAAAATGTAAAAACCGCTTTACAAATTGGACATGTTCGAGGCGTAATAATGTTAGCCGCGATTGAGGCGAATAGTGAAATAGCAGAATACACCCCACTTCAAGTCAAGCAAGCACTTACCGGCTTTGGTCGAGCACAGAAAAAACAAATTCAGCAGATGGTTAAAATATTATTAAACTTAAAAACTATCCCAAAACCTGACGATGCCGCAGACGCATTAGCAGTAGCAATATGCCATATTCATTCCTCAAAATTTCGACCTGTACGGTTAGATTAA
- a CDS encoding chordopoxvirus fusion protein has protein sequence MAISLIREEQEHIIRVLPILLKKDEQFKTSLYSVLSETFVKKDDFSELKEIVRELGVTVKELAEAQKRTEQKVEELAEAQKRTEEGIRALTESHKNLAQKVGGLDHTVGFRLEDESYKALPGFFKRDMGLEIIGRLKRDYIETGKERYIEVNIFGKGMLNGKEYTIIGEAKSQLKKRDVDDFIKHAEMVKGYVKKEQIRVLVTYQAHPGVQDYVKKQGIRLYFSYEF, from the coding sequence ATGGCTATTTCATTGATAAGGGAAGAACAAGAACACATTATTAGGGTATTACCTATATTATTAAAGAAGGATGAGCAATTTAAAACCTCACTCTATTCCGTCTTAAGCGAGACTTTTGTTAAAAAGGATGACTTTTCTGAGCTTAAGGAGATAGTCAGGGAGCTTGGTGTAACCGTCAAGGAGCTTGCAGAGGCACAAAAAAGGACAGAACAAAAGGTAGAAGAGCTTGCAGAGGCACAAAAAAGGACAGAGGAAGGAATAAGAGCCCTGACAGAATCTCATAAAAACCTTGCCCAAAAAGTAGGTGGCCTTGACCATACAGTTGGCTTCAGGCTTGAGGATGAATCCTATAAAGCACTACCAGGTTTTTTTAAAAGGGATATGGGTCTGGAAATTATAGGCAGGCTTAAGAGAGACTATATTGAAACAGGGAAGGAAAGATACATAGAGGTGAACATCTTTGGAAAAGGAATGTTAAATGGCAAAGAATACACTATTATAGGAGAAGCAAAGTCCCAGCTTAAGAAAAGAGATGTGGATGATTTTATAAAACATGCAGAGATGGTAAAAGGATATGTAAAAAAGGAGCAAATAAGAGTTCTTGTAACCTACCAGGCACATCCCGGTGTTCAAGATTATGTTAAGAAACAAGGGATTAGGCTATATTTTTCGTATGAATTTTAA